The following is a genomic window from Nitrospira sp..
AACCTGGGCGTCCAAACCCTCCTCCGCCGCCAAGTCAGCCATGTGATCGTGGGCGATGCCACGCTGGACACCACCTGGCAATACGACTACCTGCACAATTTACAAAAACGGATGAAGAGTTATTTCGGCGAGGGTGTCGAATGGTGCGGCGAGATTCCAGAGGCGCATGAAATTGTCTGGTACCGGCGCTTTTGGGTCAAACGCCCCGACGGCACCCCGACCGTCATTCACTATCTGAAACCCTACGCCTACAACACCGAACTGTTTAAAAAAAATCCGTCGTTAGCCGCACCGGGCAAGATCTTCGTCAGCGCCGATCCGGAAAGCGGCCGGCCATTAGCCGACGCGCTGCTGGCAAGCTCCCCGACAAATCCGACTCACCTGGATGGAGACCGGCTGCTCTCGATGATCGACGACGAACAGGCCCGCGAGCGGGCGCAGCTCGCCATCAAGAAAGTCACGAAAATCGTCGAGGCGCCGGAGGGAAAGGAGTTTCCGCAGACCAGCACCGTATTTCAGTGGTATGAGCTGGAAGAATTCGAAGCCTACCGGCATCTAGGCTATCTGATGGGCTGGGCCTATCTCTCGAATCTGGAATTGTCCGAAACGGAACTGACCCCTGCGGCAACCTGCCGTAAGTTATAGCGCTCAGCGCCGGCCGCGAGCAAAGCTGTTCTGCGCGTACTCGTCAAGAATATGGGCCAGCCGTTCACGATCCTCCGGGGTAATCGACGCGATCGTCGCGCCGAACTTCGGAGACCGCACATGGATCACTTGTAGACCACACCTCAACGTTCCTCCCTGCTCAAAATCGATCGCCAGCTGAAGCGCATCGCCATTCTTCACAAACAGGCGGCTTTCGATCTTGACGCCGGTTTCGCTGACGTCCAGCACGGTGCATGGCGCCGAGAGTGCGCCGCGCTGCAACCGGCCGGCGCGGCCGACCTCGATGCGCGATCCTTTTCGTTTGAAACCCATAGCAGTTGCCCTCCTGCCATGGAAGCATAGCAAGCGAGGAGACAACTCCCAAGAAAATTACCGTATAGCGCTAACCGGATGCTGAAAAAGACCACCAGCGGCGTTCTCACTTCACTCAGAGGCTCAACGTACCGCAGCGTACGCCTCGCCTCTTCGCTCGCTACGGCCTTGCTGGACGGTCTTTTTGATCATCCTTGATGGTATGGGAATCATTATGCTGCATGTTATCCTTATGTTTTTCCCTCGCCGAGTTTTTCCACAACCGACTAGAGCTTCTCGTTGGCGAGAGCCCGAATCTCTTCCATCCGCTTCCGATTCACCCCGAAGTCTCCATACCCAGTGCGTGAGGCGGAACGGAAATGAATGGTCTTGCTTTCGTCGTCGAACAGAAACTCCACATCGTCGACGAACCGAAGCAACAGGCTGGTAAATTCGTAATGCAGATACGACTCGTCCTCTTTGACAAGCTTGGTGCGAGGCATGGCCTGAACAATGGCTTTCAACGCCTCCTTCGCCTCCACCCGCGATTTGCGATAGCAGAGCGGCGCAATCGCATGCCCGTCGTCCGTAGCTTGAGTGGACACACAGTTGGGGCTGGCAGGGCAGGGACGGAGTCGCTTAGCGGTCTCGATCGGAGTCATGATGCAATCATCCTGTCATAGTCGGCATGTGTGCCAATCCAAAACCAGGTAATGCCGTCGAGGATGTCGAAGCCAAGAACGCGATAGTGGTCGCCGACTCGCGCTGACCATAACACGCCAATTCGCTTGAGATGAAGAGAGGGATGTCGCGGATTGGATTTTAGAAGCTGGAAGTTCTTGTCGGCCAGTGTTCGAACATCTTCGGGGAGAGCGTGATACGCGGCCCAGAACCGTGATGACGCGGCATGCTTCACAGAGGCCGTGTTTTCCCCTGTTCGTGCTCTGTGCGGGCCTCGGCCATCAGCTTATCGAGCTTCCCAGCCTTCAGATCAGATTCAATCTGCTGATCCCATACTCGCGCATCGAACTCGAGGAACCAAGCCCGAAACTGGGCCAGATCTCCTGGAGAAAGGTTTGAGACGGTGCGCTCAAGCTGTTCAATCTCACTCATGACAATCCTCCAAGCTAGGCGCTGAAATTGTACACGAGTTTACGGTGATTGTCTCATGCTGGCCCGGCCTCGATTGCGAAGCAGCGCAATGACCAGACGCTGTTCAGGCATGATGGCAGGATCCACAAAAGTGACACCGCTCTCCACTCGAATAATTTCTTTGGGAAAATGCTCAACCTGCTTGGCCTTAAGCGGCGCCTCATCTCCCTGACGCAGAGAGATCCTCGTGTTGCAGACAACACAGTCGCCATTTTACACAGATAACCCTTCGCCTTCTCGCTCCTCTAGCAATTTGATGCCATTAATACGTTCCATTATGACCTATTATGATCAGCTAGGCCTTTGCAAAAGCGACGATCATGCCACTCGCAAAATCATTGCTGCAAAGACTAATAGAACCACTCCCGTCGATGCCAAGGCCAACCACAATCGCACAAGTTGGCGGCGATGGCATACCGACACGCCCCAAGCGAACAACGGCAACCAAATAAGGAGCGTGATAGAACCTAGCAAAATATTCCCCCTAGAGAGCTGATAGATCGCAAAAATCGGAGGACTCCACAGTGCCATTAAGGCTACGGGCACAATTGTGTCCGTGAGCAACCACCAGGAGGAATGATTTCTCGCGCTACGCGTCATAACATGCCCCCGATTTAGTAGATCACCGTCTTCATAGCCTTCTGCACTTCGCGTTGCTCCTCTACGCGCACCGACACGCGGCCGACGATGCGGCCGTCTTCGGTTTCGACATCCACGCGCCAGTCGCCCGGATCGAGGCGCTGTTTGACGGTGTAGGCGCGATACCCGCCGTCGCGGCCGCCGGAGATCTTGATGGGAATTTTATCGGCATGCGTGAAGGGCTTGCTGCTGTTCGGCCGGAAATACCAATGGTGATAGACGGTCGTGTCCAGCGCCACCGGCGCGAAGACGGCGGTGAAGCAGTAGATCGGCTCACCGGCAGGAAAAGGGTTCTCCGACCGTTTCCAGATTTCGTACCACTTCCGATCATAGGTGAGCAGGAAGTGATCGCCCTGCCGCTGTACATTGCGATAGATGCCTCCGAACTCCATCGAAAGCGGCACCGGCGGAATCCAGTTCAGGAAGTAAAAGCCCACCAGCAGTCCGATGAGTGCAAAGGCCGGAGCCGTGACCTTGACGGCTTCGCGTTTCGAGCGATCTGGATTATTGCGATAGATCAAGTGGACGACGCGAAAGGTGACCGCCGCGGTCAATCCGGCGCCCGCGAGGAAAATGGCCGCGTTCATCAGCCCGGTCATGACCGGGAGAAAGAACGTGAAGAAGGCGAAACAGACCAACGCATAGAGGCTGATCAGCAAGCGCAGGCTGGACAGCCGGTCGCGCAGAAACTCGTTCACGATCAGCAGAAGAATCAGCAAGGCAAAGAAGATCGCGCTGCTCGTCAAGGTCGCACTGCGCGAATAGAAAATGGCATAGGCGCTGAACAGCCCGCCCAAGAGAAACTGCACGGCCATCGGATAATAGGGCCTGGCGCGCAGCATCCAGCGCGCAAAGGGCGAGAGCGAGGCCAGCTGCGCGCGATCCGGCGCCGGTTCGATCCCCAACCGTCCAGTCAGCACAATGAGCACGCCCAGGAGCAGCAAATAGGTCAGCAACAACAAGTTATCTTGCAACCGGTCGATGCGGGTGAGCGTGAGGGTGTCGTAGGAGACGCCAGAGAGAAAAAACACCGCCGGCATGAAGGGTTTGGCGAGAATCGCCTTAAGGCTCTGTGCCGGAGACATGATGCCTACCGTTTCGCATCTTCATAGGATTGTCAAACTTTGCGAGAAAACGGACGGCTCAAAACGATCATCCAACAAGGCCGCAGACAAGAAACAGCCGGAGGCGTACCCTCTGGGGTACGTTGAGGATTGTTTCGAGTTGAGAACGAAGTTGGGGATCGTTTTCAGTCGTCCGCTAAACAAACGCGGGAAGCGGCGCATACGCGACCGGATGCCCGATCAGACGTTCCAGCCATGGCCCCATAGCCTCTTCCTTGATCGGCGCCCGGTTGAGGCGGGCTTCGATCTGGAACTGCCCGTTCAGTCCGACGATGCCGATGATCGCCGACGCATCTTCCCCTTCGGGCAAGATCGTCTGCGTCTGAAACTCACAGAGCGTGGCGTACAAGCGGCCATCCGGCTGGATCGCTTCCAACACTTCAGGCAGCTCGTCCAGCGGACAATGGACCGAACAGCGGTAGGCAAAAC
Proteins encoded in this region:
- a CDS encoding PilZ domain-containing protein (MaGe:77309337) gives rise to the protein MGFKRKGSRIEVGRAGRLQRGALSAPCTVLDVSETGVKIESRLFVKNGDALQLAIDFEQGGTLRCGLQVIHVRSPKFGATIASITPEDRERLAHILDEYAQNSFARGRR
- a CDS encoding hypothetical protein (Evidence 5 : Unknown function; MaGe:77309338); protein product: MRTPLVVFFSIRLALYGNFLGSCLLACYASMAGGQLLWVSNEKDRASRSAAPAGCSAAHSRRHAPCWTSAKPASRSKAACL
- a CDS encoding hypothetical protein (Evidence 4 : Unknown function but conserved in other organisms; MaGe:77309339) — protein: MTPIETAKRLRPCPASPNCVSTQATDDGHAIAPLCYRKSRVEAKEALKAIVQAMPRTKLVKEDESYLHYEFTSLLLRFVDDVEFLFDDESKTIHFRSASRTGYGDFGVNRKRMEEIRALANEKL
- a CDS encoding hypothetical protein (Evidence 5 : Unknown function; MaGe:77309340), giving the protein MLWSARVGDHYRVLGFDILDGITWFWIGTHADYDRMIAS
- a CDS encoding hypothetical protein (Evidence 4 : Unknown function but conserved in other organisms; MaGe:77309341); this translates as MSEIEQLERTVSNLSPGDLAQFRAWFLEFDARVWDQQIESDLKAGKLDKLMAEARTEHEQGKTRPL
- a CDS encoding hypothetical protein (Evidence 5 : Unknown function; MaGe:77309342), with the protein product MESGVTFVDPAIMPEQRLVIALLRNRGRASMRQSP
- a CDS encoding membrane protein of unknown function (Evidence 5 : Unknown function; MaGe:77309343) is translated as MTRSARNHSSWWLLTDTIVPVALMALWSPPIFAIYQLSRGNILLGSITLLIWLPLFAWGVSVCHRRQLVRLWLALASTGVVLLVFAAMILRVA
- a CDS encoding conserved membrane protein of unknown function (Evidence 4 : Unknown function but conserved in other organisms; MaGe:77309344), translated to MSPAQSLKAILAKPFMPAVFFLSGVSYDTLTLTRIDRLQDNLLLLTYLLLLGVLIVLTGRLGIEPAPDRAQLASLSPFARWMLRARPYYPMAVQFLLGGLFSAYAIFYSRSATLTSSAIFFALLILLLIVNEFLRDRLSSLRLLISLYALVCFAFFTFFLPVMTGLMNAAIFLAGAGLTAAVTFRVVHLIYRNNPDRSKREAVKVTAPAFALIGLLVGFYFLNWIPPVPLSMEFGGIYRNVQRQGDHFLLTYDRKWYEIWKRSENPFPAGEPIYCFTAVFAPVALDTTVYHHWYFRPNSSKPFTHADKIPIKISGGRDGGYRAYTVKQRLDPGDWRVDVETEDGRIVGRVSVRVEEQREVQKAMKTVIY